GCGAGGTACGCTTTCTGGGGGCGCCGAACCCCGCGAAATGCCCCAGATTCCGGCCACCGATGCTGGAGCCGCTGGCGCGAATAGGTCACACTTAAGGTTCTTTCCCAGATCTCCCAATCCCCCGACACGGGCCCCACGGGGCCGCCGCGTCCCGGAACCCAACACAACTATGCGTAATGCCCTCGCCCCGGCCGTAGGCGTGCTGCTGATCGGCGTCCTCTGCGCGCCCGCCCAATCCGAGCAGCGCGTCGAGGTGCTCACCGACGGCTGGAAGTTTGCCGCCGGCCCGCAGACCGACGGCGCCTCGCCCGACACGAGCGACGCCAACTGGCGGCCGGTGCGGATTCCGCACGACTGGGCCATCTCCGGCGCGCCCGACGCCGAGCTGGACGGCGCCACCGGCAAGCTCCAGTGGCGTGGCGAGGGGTGGTACCGCAAGCGGGTGAACATCGCGGCCGACGACTCGACCCGCCGCGTGTACCTGCTGTTCGACGGCGTGATGTCCGAGCCGACGGTGTACGTGAACGGCAAGAAGGCCGGCGGCTGGGACTACGGCTACAATTCGTTCTGGGTCGACGCCACGCAGCACATCAAGTTCGGCGAAGAAAACCTGATCGCCGTCCACGCGGACACCACCAAACACCGCAGCCGCTGGTACCCGGGCGCCGGCCTGTACCGCAAGGTGTCGCTGCACGTGCGGGAAGCGATCCACGCCGAGCACTGGGGCACCCACGTCACGTGCAAGGTCTCGGATTCGGGTGAGGCGACCGTTTCTGTTCGAAGCGAGATCCGCAACCACCTGACCACGCCCCAAGACATCAAGGCCGAGCTGGTGCTGATGGGCCCCGACGGCGCCGGCGCCATCGCCGGGCCGGTCGAGAAATCGAAGACCATCCCCGCGCAGGGCGCGGTGGTGGTTGAGCACCAGTTCAAGCCGGAGGACTTCGAGGCCTGGGGACCACGCAACCCGAAGCTGTACTCGATCCGCCTGCGCGTGATGCAGGGCGACAACGAGCTGGACCAGACCAGCACGTCGTTCGGCATCCGCAAAATCGAGTTCACTCCCAAGTACGGCTTCTACCTGAACGGCAAGCGTCTGGAGCTGAAGGGCGTCAACCTGCACCACGACCACGGCCCGCTGGGCGCGGCGTTCTACCCCCGCGCGATGCAGCGGCAGCTCGAGATCATGAAGGACATGGGCGTCAACGCGATCCGCACCAGCCACAACGCGCCCGCGCCCGAGCTGCTGGACATGTGCGACCGGATGGGCCTGCTGGTCATCGACGAGCTGTTCGACAAGTGGGACGACACCGCCGACCTGCACGACCAGGAAGAGTTCGAACCGTTCATGCGCCGCAACGTGGCGAACTTTGTCCGCCGCGACCGCAACCACCCGTGCATCATCACCTGGAGCATCGGCAACGAGATCAGCGCCATCCTGGGCGCGAAGGACGAGGGCGCCAAGGCGAAGGTGGACTACGTGGTTTCGCAGTTCAAGCGGCACGACGACTCGCGCCCGCTGACCATGGCGTGCCACATGCCCCAGGTTCTGGACACGCAGACGCTCGACTCGCTCGACATCCAGAGCTGGAACTACGGCCACAAGTACAAGCCGTCGTTCGAGCGGTACCCGGACAAGCCACACATCTACACCGAGTCGGCCTCGACCCTCAGCACCCGCGGCTACTACCACCTGCCGCTGCCGGAGAACAAGACCGACTACGTCGACGCCGACCGCCAGGTCGACTCGTACGACCACAACGCCGCCCGCTGGTCCGACGTGCCCGACGTCGAGTTCGCCCGCATGGACGCCGACCGGCACGTCGCCGGCGAGTTCGTCTGGACCGGGTTCGACTACCTGGGCGAGCCCACGCCGTTTGACGACAAGTGGGCCAAGGAGCGTGGCGAGGGCGCCGAGTCCGCCCGCAGCAGCTACTTCGGCATCGTCGACCTGTGCGGCATCCCCAAGGACCGCTACTACCTGTACCGCAGCTACTGGGCGCCCGGCAAGACGACCATCCACATCCTGCCGCACTGGAACTGGTCGGGCCGCGACGGCGAGCCCACCCCGGTGTACGTCTACACCAACGGCGATGAGGCCGAGCTGATGCTTAACGGCAAGTCACTGGGCCGCCGCAAGAAGACCGAGGGCAAGCCCGACCCCGCGGCCTCCGCCGCCGAGCTGATGCCCTACTACCGCCTGCAGTGGAACGACGTCGCCTACGAACCGGGCGAGCTGACCGCCGTGGCCTACCGCGACGGCAAGGAGATCGGCAGCGCCACGGTCCGCACCGCCGGCGAGCCCGAGAAGCTCCGCTTGACCCCGGACCGGAACCGCCTGGCCGCCGACGGCCTGGACCTGTGCTACGTGCTGGTCGAGCTGATCGACCCGTCCGGCGTCCTCTGCCCTCACGCGGACTCCGAGGTGAAGTTCACCGTCAGCGGGCCGGCCGAGATCGTCGGCCTGGGCAACGGCGACCCGACCTCGATGGAGCCCTTCGTCGGCGACAGCCGCCGGCTGTTCCACGGCAAGGCGATGGTGATCCTGCGGACGCAGCCCGGCGCAGCCGGCGACGTGAAGCTGACCGCCACCAGCGAGGGCGTTGCGCCGGTCAGCGTGACGGTGAAGGCCGGCGAGTAAGGTCCGGGGCGCCGCTCAGGCGTCGTCGTTCGGCGCGGCGGCCGGTTCTTTGCGCACCACGGTCTCGACGACCACCGCCCCCCGGGCGGGGCGCACCAGGCCGTGCCGCGCCACGGAGACCGCGTGGGTGAACTCGGCGCCCAGCAGGAAGATCATCCCGCTGTAATAGACCCAGGCAAGGATCAGCACCACGGAGCCGGCGGCGCCGTACGTAACGCCCACCTTCGCGTTGGCGAAGTAGAGCGCCAGGATCGACTTGCCCACCACGAACAGCACCGTGGTGACCGCCGTGCCGATCCACACGTCCGACCACCGCACCCGCGCGTCCGGCAGCCACTTGAACATGGCCGCGAACATCAGCCCGGCGACCAGCAGGTCGGTGCCCAGGTTCACCGCGATCGGCGTGAGCGCGGTCATGCCGTCCGGCAGGAACGCGGTCATCCATTTGCTGAGCGCGGCCATCACGGTGCTCGCCACCAGCGAGATCAACAGCACGAACCCGACCCCCATCACCATCGCGAACGACAGCAGCCGCTTGAGCACGAAGCTGCGGGCGCCGCTGCGGCTGGGCGAGGGGCGGACGTTCCACACCTCGTTCATCGACGCCTGCAGCTGCACCATCACGCCGGACGCGCCGAACAGGAAGATCGCCAAGTGCCCCACCACGCCGAGCGCCGTGCGGGGCACCTGCTGCGCCCTGTCGATCATCTCGTCGATCTGCCGGGCGGGCTCCACGCCGAGCGACTCGCGGGCCTCGCGGCGGATCGCCTCACGCGCCTCCTGGTTGTCGACCAGGCTGCCCATGCTGGCCACGGCGCCGACGATCATCACGACGATTATCAACAGCGGCGGCAGCGAGAAGACCGCGTAGTACGCCAGCGCGGCCGCCATGCGCGGGCAGCCGTCCTGCGAGAAATCGGTGAGCGTCTGTTTGAGCAGCGACAGCATAGGCGGGCTTTACGCGGCGGGTGCGGGGCGACCCCATCGTAGTGGCGGGGCCGGCTCTTGGTAAGCTCGAACCCCGCTTGTACAACCCGCCAGCAATGCGGGCAGCGACCGCGCCACGCGCAGAGCGTTTGCCCAGGGGCCACCGCCGCGGTGGATCACTGCGCTGCGTTTCCCGCGTGGCGCTACTCGCCGAGGATCTCATCGCCGGCGACCGTGCTCATCGCCGCCAGCCAGAGCCACTGATCGTCCACACGGATGTCCTCAACCTGGTTGGGGTTCACGCCCGACGCGGACGGCCCGGTGGTGGCGAGGGCCTCGGTGTGGCCGTCCAGGAAGACGAACAGCGTGACGCCCGGGTGCGGGCCGCCAAACAATTGCGTGCTGCCCTCGTCAGGCGAGGTCGCCAGGCCGTCCTCGGTGCCGCGCAGGATCGCCTCGAGGTGGTCGGCGGCAAGGAAGCAGGTGTCGCCCTGTCGGAAGTGGACGCGGTCGGCGTCCCAGTCGGGCTGTGGGCTGGGCAGGTGCTTCTCACCGATGGCGAGCGTCTTGGACAGCCCGTCGACCACGTGACGCGACCGCACCTTCGACCCGCTGTAGATTGGTCCGGAGAGCGTGCGGTCGACCTTGCCGTCCTTGAAGTCGTTGCCCTCCATGCCCATGTCCTCCTCCAGCCCGGCGTTGGCCGCGTAGTCGCCCAGCACCGCGGAGCCGCGGACCAGGGGCGCCTGGTCGTCGTTGTCGAAGTCGCGGTCCGCGGCGGCCGATCGACGGCTGGGGCACGCGTAAGCGGGGATAGGCGTCCGCATGGCGGCCGCGTTCGCATCAGAGTCGACGCGTTCGGAGTCGATGTACGCGTCGTACACCGGCTGCTCCTCCAGGTACGGCAAGATCTCAAACGCCCACGACACGCCAAACTGGTCCGACCGGTTGCGGCCAGTGGGGAAGTGCCCGCGCGTGTCGTGGTGGTTCTGCACGGCCAGCCCGACCTCCTTGAGCTGACTGAGGCATTGCGTGCGCCGGGCCGCTTCGCGCGCCGCCTGCACCGCTGGCAGGAGCAACGCGATGAGCACGCCGATGATGGCGATCACCACCAGCAGTTCGACGAGAGTGAAACCTGTGCGTGCCAACGATGGGGTGCGGGGGGGCGTCATGCGATCGACTCCTAGGAAAGGATCGCCAGCCGAGGAAGGAGTGTGCGGCGGGCGGGAGGGGGCTTCGGGACTTACAACCCCGGCAACCGCGAGCGGGTTTCGCGATCGCCAACAAGCTGTAGGCGCACAATCGCCCGGCGCCAACCGATCGACAGCCCACGTACGCCGCGCCCGAGAGTGGCGTGCATCCGCATGGCCGGGCCGTGGCCACTTTGAGAGGAGCGCAAACAAAAAGCCCCTCCGGCAGACCAGAGGGGCTTTTTGGTTTCAAAATAGGGTCGTCCCCATTGGCTTCGGCCGATCCCGAAAGCAATCGAGTGCCTCGGCTTGCCGCCGTAGGCCAACGGGACGTTCCCTATTACGCTAAGCGGTGAGACGGCCATTCTGTGACGGAGAAATCCGAGAATAGTTCCCGGGGGACCGCATCCTCCGCGTAAGTCGCTATCAACTAACGCGTTGCATCGCGACGCAGGCGGCGCCAGGCGGGCCACGCCATGATCTCACACACCACCTCTCCGAGGCTGGCGGTCACAAGAATCGAGAAGTTGTTGAGCTTCGAGAACCGCGTGGGGTAGTTCTGCTCGAATGCCACCGACTCGCCAACGGCCGAATACACAACAACCGCAAGCAGCACGAAGCTGCTCAACAAGGACGGCAGGTACGCCCACCTGCGGCCCGTCGCAAGCTGCCACCCCAGCAACGCCTTGGGGCCATGGAACACGGACGCCACGAACGCCATGTCGAGGAGGTTCTTCAAGTACCCGCCGTTGGGCACAAACCCAAAGACCCACGCCAGGAGGGTCACCAGCAGCAGCCAGACAATCGTGCCCGTATGAAAGATCAGCGCGTACTTGCCGGCGAACTCCAGGCTGCGAGGTAGGCGCATCCACCGCACAATCTTGTCGGTGCGGCGCGGCGGCGGCACAGACACGCGTTCCCCGGCTACAAAGCGGTCCAGGTCGTCGGCAAGATCCGCAGCCAAGGCGTACCGGTCCCGCGGGTGGTGCTGCAGGCACTTGTTGAGGATCGCCTGCAGGGCGATCGGCGTGTCTGGCCTAATCTCCCTCACATCCGGCTGCTTGGCGCCGGACAACAGCTGCGACAACACGTCGTGGTAGGTTGCGTCTTTTCGCGGGGTCCGCTTGGTGATCAGCTCGAACAGCAGCAAGCCCAGCGAGTAGATGTCGGCCGGCCTCGAGTCGGCGCCGCCGGCCGCCGCCGCCTGCTCGGGCGCCATGTAGTAAGGGGTCCCGATCACCATGCTTGCCCGGGTGGACCTGCCGTCCGCCGAGAGCGTGCCCGCCAGTCCGAAGTCGGTCAGTCGCGGTGAGTAGTCGTCCAGCGAGAGGGGCCGGCTGGCGCTGGACTCGAGCAGCACGTTGCCAGGCTTAAGGTCGCGGTGGGTGACGCCGCGGTCGTGCGCGTAGTGCACCGCGTCGGCCAGCTTCGCCACAAACCGGGCCGCCGGCAGAAAGTCGACCGGGCGGGCCGCGCGGTCCAACCACACTCCTAGGTCGGGACCATCCACATACGCCGACGCGATGTACGGCGAGGCGCCTTCGAGCTGGGTGTCGTAGACCGGCACAATCCCCGGGTGGTCGAGCGACTTGGCGACGGCCGCCTCCCTGCGGAACCGCTGCATGCGATCCGTCTGCAGGATCACCTCGGGGCGGGGGATCTTGATCGCCACCTGGCGATCATTCTTCGGGTCGTCGGCCCGGTAGACCACCCCGAACGAGCCCTGCCCGATCACGTCGCGGAGCGTGTAGCCGCCGACCTGCCGCCCGTTGAGGTCGTAGAGCGGCGTGGGCCCCGGACGGTCGTCCCACAGCTGGTCGAGCCTCCGCATGATGTCCGACAGCCCCGACGTGATGTCCAGCGTGGCGTCGCTGTCGCTGTCACTGTCGCTGTCTGACGGGCTCTTGGGTTGCTGGTGGTCGCTGCTCAAGCGTTAGCCCTGCAGGTCGTTGGTGGGGACCAGTTGCTGCTTAAGCGCCCGCACCGCCCGGCTGTAGAGCTGCCGCGCGGCCTGCTCGGTGATCGACATCCGCGCGGCGATCTCCTCGTAGCGGAAGTTCTCGCGGTGCCGCATCACGATCACCTGCCGCTGGCGGTCCGGCAGGCTCTCGACCGCCCGGGCGAGCTCCTCGTCGGTCTCCTTGCGGCGGGCGATGTGGCTGGCGTTGGGCTCGTTGGACGCGATGTCGCGGTTGTCATCGGAATCGATGCACAGCTCGCGCGAAACGTCGCGCCGGGCGGAGCTCTTGTACCTGCGGGCCATGTCGATCAGGTTCTTGCGCAGCAG
This genomic interval from Posidoniimonas corsicana contains the following:
- a CDS encoding serine/threonine-protein kinase yields the protein MSSDHQQPKSPSDSDSDSDSDATLDITSGLSDIMRRLDQLWDDRPGPTPLYDLNGRQVGGYTLRDVIGQGSFGVVYRADDPKNDRQVAIKIPRPEVILQTDRMQRFRREAAVAKSLDHPGIVPVYDTQLEGASPYIASAYVDGPDLGVWLDRAARPVDFLPAARFVAKLADAVHYAHDRGVTHRDLKPGNVLLESSASRPLSLDDYSPRLTDFGLAGTLSADGRSTRASMVIGTPYYMAPEQAAAAGGADSRPADIYSLGLLLFELITKRTPRKDATYHDVLSQLLSGAKQPDVREIRPDTPIALQAILNKCLQHHPRDRYALAADLADDLDRFVAGERVSVPPPRRTDKIVRWMRLPRSLEFAGKYALIFHTGTIVWLLLVTLLAWVFGFVPNGGYLKNLLDMAFVASVFHGPKALLGWQLATGRRWAYLPSLLSSFVLLAVVVYSAVGESVAFEQNYPTRFSKLNNFSILVTASLGEVVCEIMAWPAWRRLRRDATR
- a CDS encoding glycoside hydrolase family 2 TIM barrel-domain containing protein; the protein is MRNALAPAVGVLLIGVLCAPAQSEQRVEVLTDGWKFAAGPQTDGASPDTSDANWRPVRIPHDWAISGAPDAELDGATGKLQWRGEGWYRKRVNIAADDSTRRVYLLFDGVMSEPTVYVNGKKAGGWDYGYNSFWVDATQHIKFGEENLIAVHADTTKHRSRWYPGAGLYRKVSLHVREAIHAEHWGTHVTCKVSDSGEATVSVRSEIRNHLTTPQDIKAELVLMGPDGAGAIAGPVEKSKTIPAQGAVVVEHQFKPEDFEAWGPRNPKLYSIRLRVMQGDNELDQTSTSFGIRKIEFTPKYGFYLNGKRLELKGVNLHHDHGPLGAAFYPRAMQRQLEIMKDMGVNAIRTSHNAPAPELLDMCDRMGLLVIDELFDKWDDTADLHDQEEFEPFMRRNVANFVRRDRNHPCIITWSIGNEISAILGAKDEGAKAKVDYVVSQFKRHDDSRPLTMACHMPQVLDTQTLDSLDIQSWNYGHKYKPSFERYPDKPHIYTESASTLSTRGYYHLPLPENKTDYVDADRQVDSYDHNAARWSDVPDVEFARMDADRHVAGEFVWTGFDYLGEPTPFDDKWAKERGEGAESARSSYFGIVDLCGIPKDRYYLYRSYWAPGKTTIHILPHWNWSGRDGEPTPVYVYTNGDEAELMLNGKSLGRRKKTEGKPDPAASAAELMPYYRLQWNDVAYEPGELTAVAYRDGKEIGSATVRTAGEPEKLRLTPDRNRLAADGLDLCYVLVELIDPSGVLCPHADSEVKFTVSGPAEIVGLGNGDPTSMEPFVGDSRRLFHGKAMVILRTQPGAAGDVKLTATSEGVAPVSVTVKAGE
- a CDS encoding RNA polymerase sigma factor; protein product: MSTPGVAGDSDWNTLLAAARDGDDDALGVVYNRFYRYLMTIANHGIGADLRTKMGASDVVQQSMLEVNRDLSKFVGESEEEFRRWIAALLRKNLIDMARRYKSSARRDVSRELCIDSDDNRDIASNEPNASHIARRKETDEELARAVESLPDRQRQVIVMRHRENFRYEEIAARMSITEQAARQLYSRAVRALKQQLVPTNDLQG
- a CDS encoding DUF1559 family PulG-like putative transporter gives rise to the protein MARTGFTLVELLVVIAIIGVLIALLLPAVQAAREAARRTQCLSQLKEVGLAVQNHHDTRGHFPTGRNRSDQFGVSWAFEILPYLEEQPVYDAYIDSERVDSDANAAAMRTPIPAYACPSRRSAAADRDFDNDDQAPLVRGSAVLGDYAANAGLEEDMGMEGNDFKDGKVDRTLSGPIYSGSKVRSRHVVDGLSKTLAIGEKHLPSPQPDWDADRVHFRQGDTCFLAADHLEAILRGTEDGLATSPDEGSTQLFGGPHPGVTLFVFLDGHTEALATTGPSASGVNPNQVEDIRVDDQWLWLAAMSTVAGDEILGE
- a CDS encoding YihY/virulence factor BrkB family protein — protein: MLSLLKQTLTDFSQDGCPRMAAALAYYAVFSLPPLLIIVVMIVGAVASMGSLVDNQEAREAIRREARESLGVEPARQIDEMIDRAQQVPRTALGVVGHLAIFLFGASGVMVQLQASMNEVWNVRPSPSRSGARSFVLKRLLSFAMVMGVGFVLLISLVASTVMAALSKWMTAFLPDGMTALTPIAVNLGTDLLVAGLMFAAMFKWLPDARVRWSDVWIGTAVTTVLFVVGKSILALYFANAKVGVTYGAAGSVVLILAWVYYSGMIFLLGAEFTHAVSVARHGLVRPARGAVVVETVVRKEPAAAPNDDA